A section of the Pseudomonas sp. Q1-7 genome encodes:
- the rpoS gene encoding RNA polymerase sigma factor RpoS, with the protein MALNKEAPEFDVDDELLLLEPGVILDDALSEENDAPLPTAKSRHSTSPKQHKYIDYTRALDATQLYLNEIGFSPLLTPEEEVHFARLAQRGDPAGRKRMIESNLRLVVKIARRYVNRGLSLLDLIEEGNLGLIRAVEKFDPERGFRFSTYATWWIRQTIERAIMNQTRTIRLPIHVVKELNVYLRAARELTHKLDHEPSPEEIANLLEKPVDEVKRMLGLNERVTSVDVSLGPDSDKTLLDTLTDERPTDPCELLQDDDLSQSIDQWLSELTDKQREVVVRRFGLRGHESCTLEEVGQEIGLTRERVRQIQVEALKRLREILEKNGLSSDALFQ; encoded by the coding sequence ATGGCACTCAATAAAGAAGCGCCGGAGTTTGACGTCGATGACGAACTGCTCCTCCTGGAGCCAGGCGTCATTTTGGATGATGCGTTGAGCGAGGAGAACGACGCGCCTCTGCCCACCGCGAAATCCCGGCATTCAACCTCACCCAAGCAACACAAGTACATCGACTACACCCGCGCGCTCGACGCGACTCAGCTGTACCTCAACGAAATCGGCTTTTCCCCCCTGCTTACCCCGGAAGAAGAAGTGCACTTCGCGCGCTTGGCGCAACGCGGAGATCCTGCCGGGCGCAAGCGCATGATTGAAAGCAACCTTCGCCTCGTGGTGAAGATCGCGCGACGCTATGTCAATCGCGGTCTGTCCTTGCTCGACCTGATCGAGGAGGGCAACCTGGGGTTGATCCGTGCGGTGGAGAAGTTCGATCCCGAACGGGGGTTCCGCTTCTCTACCTACGCCACCTGGTGGATCCGTCAGACCATTGAACGGGCCATCATGAACCAGACCCGGACCATCCGGTTGCCGATCCATGTGGTGAAGGAACTCAACGTCTACCTGCGGGCGGCCCGTGAGCTGACCCACAAGCTGGATCATGAGCCTTCGCCGGAGGAAATCGCCAATCTGCTGGAAAAGCCCGTCGACGAGGTCAAGCGCATGCTTGGTCTTAATGAGCGGGTGACGTCGGTGGATGTGTCCCTCGGTCCGGACTCCGACAAGACGCTGCTGGATACCCTGACCGATGAGCGTCCCACCGACCCCTGTGAACTGCTGCAGGATGATGACCTCTCGCAGAGTATCGACCAGTGGCTGTCGGAGCTGACTGACAAGCAGCGCGAAGTGGTTGTGCGTCGCTTCGGTCTGCGGGGGCATGAAAGCTGTACCCTCGAGGAGGTGGGCCAGGAGATCGGCCTGACTCGCGAGCGCGTGCGGCAGATTCAGGTCGAAGCGCTGAAGCGTCTTCGGG
- a CDS encoding peptidoglycan DD-metalloendopeptidase family protein → MSLMAIRQWIRMGNGLTWLPAVAVGILLVGCSSTQKGEVSVVDRTHSGASSAPQRQPVTSGQYRVQRGDTLYSIAFRFGWDWKALAARNGIPAPYVIRPGQIIRFDGRSRQAAPSTVATASTTNPKTGSSSSRPPVPAQQPAVRPQPVPQKPVATAPSSKPSVSTTRSAAGWVWPASGPLIGRFSSNGSLNKGIDIAGELGQPVLAASDGSVVYAGSGLRGYGELVIIKHSDTYVSAYGHNRRLLVREGQQVKVGQTIAEMGSTGTDRVKLHFEIRRQGKPVDPLQYLPRR, encoded by the coding sequence GTGAGCCTGATGGCCATTCGGCAGTGGATTCGCATGGGAAATGGGCTCACCTGGTTGCCCGCAGTTGCGGTGGGCATCTTGCTGGTCGGTTGTTCCAGCACCCAGAAAGGCGAAGTCAGCGTAGTCGACCGCACTCACTCGGGAGCGTCCTCCGCGCCGCAACGGCAACCTGTCACCAGCGGCCAGTACCGCGTTCAGCGTGGCGACACCCTTTATTCCATCGCATTCCGCTTCGGCTGGGATTGGAAGGCCTTGGCCGCGCGCAATGGCATTCCCGCCCCTTACGTGATTCGGCCCGGTCAGATCATCCGTTTCGACGGCCGATCCCGGCAGGCCGCCCCTTCGACTGTCGCCACGGCCTCGACGACCAATCCAAAGACTGGCAGCAGTTCCAGCCGCCCGCCCGTGCCGGCGCAGCAACCGGCTGTCCGTCCGCAGCCAGTGCCACAGAAGCCGGTGGCGACAGCGCCATCATCGAAGCCAAGCGTGTCTACGACGCGGTCTGCAGCCGGATGGGTGTGGCCCGCGAGCGGGCCCCTGATCGGTCGTTTTTCGTCAAACGGCAGTTTGAATAAAGGGATTGATATCGCTGGGGAATTAGGCCAGCCTGTCTTGGCTGCGTCGGATGGTTCAGTTGTTTATGCCGGAAGTGGATTACGGGGCTACGGCGAATTGGTCATCATCAAACACAGCGATACCTACGTAAGCGCCTATGGTCATAACCGCAGGTTGCTGGTGCGGGAGGGACAGCAGGTCAAGGTCGGGCAGACAATTGCCGAGATGGGCTCAACGGGGACTGACCGGGTGAAGCTTCATTTTGAGATTCGCCGTCAAGGTAAGCCTGTAGACCCGCTGCAATACCTGCCACGTCGTTGA
- a CDS encoding protein-L-isoaspartate(D-aspartate) O-methyltransferase, which produces MTSQRTRERLIQRLYEEGLSNAHVLETIRRTPRHLFVDEALAHRAYEDTALPIGHNQTISQPYMVARMTELLLAAGPLDKVLEIGTGSGYQTAILAQLVERVFSVERIQVLQDKAKERLAELNLRNVVFRWGDGWEGWSALAPYNGIIVTAAAADVPQALLDQLAPGGRLVIPVGAGDVQQLMLIIREEQGFARHVLDAVRFVPLLNGPLA; this is translated from the coding sequence ATGACCTCCCAGCGCACCCGTGAGCGCCTTATCCAGCGTCTGTACGAGGAAGGGCTGTCCAACGCCCATGTGCTCGAAACGATTCGCCGGACACCGCGTCACCTGTTCGTCGACGAGGCGCTGGCCCATCGCGCCTATGAGGACACCGCGCTGCCGATCGGGCACAACCAGACCATTTCGCAGCCCTACATGGTGGCGCGGATGACCGAGCTGTTGCTGGCCGCCGGTCCGCTGGACAAGGTGCTGGAAATCGGTACCGGTTCGGGCTACCAGACGGCAATCCTCGCCCAACTGGTGGAGCGGGTGTTTTCCGTGGAGCGCATCCAGGTCCTGCAGGACAAGGCCAAGGAGCGCCTGGCCGAGCTCAACCTGCGCAATGTGGTGTTCCGCTGGGGCGACGGCTGGGAAGGCTGGTCGGCGTTGGCGCCTTACAACGGCATCATCGTTACGGCGGCAGCGGCGGATGTGCCGCAAGCTCTGCTGGATCAACTGGCGCCGGGAGGGCGGCTGGTGATCCCGGTGGGGGCCGGCGATGTCCAGCAGCTGATGCTGATCATTCGCGAAGAGCAGGGCTTCGCCCGTCACGTACTCGATGCGGTGCGCTTCGTACCGCTGCTCAATGGTCCGCTGGCCTGA
- the surE gene encoding 5'/3'-nucleotidase SurE yields MRILISNDDGVNAPGLAALHGALKDYADCVVIAPDQDKSGASSSLTLDRPLHPCTLENGFIGLNGTPTDCVHLGLNGMLEQLPDMVVSGINLGANLGDDVLYSGTVAAALEGRFLALPAFAFSLLSRQADNLPTAAHIARRLVAAHDQLDLPPRTVLNVNIPNLPLERIRGIQLTRLGHRARAAAPVKVVNPRGKEGYWISAAGDAEDGGPGTDFHAVMQGYVSVTPLQLDRTFNEAFQGLDNWLEGLF; encoded by the coding sequence ATGCGCATTCTGATTTCCAACGACGACGGGGTGAATGCCCCCGGTCTCGCCGCTCTGCATGGCGCGCTCAAGGATTACGCCGATTGCGTGGTCATCGCGCCGGACCAGGACAAGAGTGGCGCCAGCAGTTCCCTGACCCTGGACCGCCCGCTTCATCCCTGCACGCTGGAGAACGGTTTCATCGGCCTCAACGGCACGCCGACCGACTGCGTCCACCTGGGGCTCAACGGTATGCTCGAACAGCTGCCGGACATGGTGGTGTCGGGTATCAACCTGGGTGCCAACCTGGGGGACGACGTGCTGTATTCCGGCACCGTGGCCGCTGCCCTGGAAGGGCGCTTCCTCGCGCTGCCGGCGTTCGCATTTTCCCTGCTGTCCCGCCAGGCGGACAACCTGCCCACCGCCGCGCATATTGCCCGCCGGCTGGTCGCGGCCCATGACCAGCTCGACTTGCCGCCACGCACTGTGCTCAACGTGAATATCCCCAACCTGCCGCTTGAGCGTATCCGTGGTATCCAGTTGACCCGGCTGGGGCACCGCGCTCGGGCCGCCGCGCCGGTGAAGGTGGTCAATCCACGGGGCAAGGAGGGATACTGGATTTCCGCAGCCGGCGACGCCGAAGACGGTGGCCCGGGTACGGATTTCCATGCGGTGATGCAGGGCTACGTATCCGTTACGCCCTTGCAGCTCGATCGGACTTTCAACGAGGCCTTCCAGGGCCTCGACAACTGGTTGGAGGGCCTGTTCTGA
- the truD gene encoding tRNA pseudouridine(13) synthase TruD, with protein MTELELLGPRAYGEPLGQALLKAVAEDFQVDEVLDIPLAGEGEHLWLWVEKRELNTEEAARRIARAAGVPIKVISYAGLKDRQALTRQWFSLHLPGKADPDLSAAENASLRILKRVRHKRKLQRGAHSANGFTLRLTRLVADREALDTRLKRLTESGVPNYFGLQRFGHGGGNVVDARTFAERRELPVQRNLRSRLLSAGRSYLFNRVLAERIAAGTWNQAQVGDLLAFTDSRSFFVAGEAECGDPRLALLDLHPTGPLWGEGPSPAQGASHRLEAAVAEDEAALCHWLAEAGMAHERRILRLPIGGLTWHYPEPDVLQLEFVLPAGCFATAVVRELVDLLPAGQTENPCAF; from the coding sequence ATGACCGAGCTCGAACTGCTGGGGCCGCGTGCTTATGGCGAGCCCCTGGGGCAGGCGCTGCTGAAGGCGGTGGCCGAGGACTTCCAGGTCGACGAAGTGCTGGACATCCCGCTGGCAGGGGAGGGTGAACACCTCTGGCTTTGGGTGGAGAAGCGCGAACTGAACACCGAGGAGGCAGCGCGCCGCATCGCCCGCGCCGCCGGAGTGCCGATCAAGGTGATCAGCTACGCCGGACTGAAGGACCGCCAGGCGCTGACCCGGCAATGGTTCAGTCTTCACCTGCCGGGCAAGGCCGATCCGGATCTGTCCGCCGCCGAGAACGCCAGTCTGCGAATCCTCAAGCGCGTGCGCCACAAGCGCAAGCTGCAGCGCGGCGCCCATTCGGCCAATGGTTTCACCTTGCGCCTTACCCGACTCGTTGCGGATCGGGAGGCGTTGGACACGCGACTTAAGCGACTGACCGAATCGGGCGTGCCCAATTACTTCGGCCTGCAACGTTTCGGCCATGGCGGCGGTAATGTCGTGGACGCCCGCACGTTCGCCGAGCGCAGGGAGCTGCCGGTGCAACGCAACCTGCGTTCGCGCCTGCTCTCGGCAGGGCGTAGCTATCTGTTCAATCGCGTGCTGGCGGAGCGTATCGCCGCTGGAACCTGGAACCAGGCCCAGGTTGGCGATCTGCTGGCGTTCACTGACAGTCGCAGCTTCTTCGTCGCAGGCGAGGCCGAGTGCGGCGATCCGCGTCTGGCCCTGCTCGACCTGCACCCGACCGGGCCGCTCTGGGGCGAGGGTCCCTCTCCTGCTCAAGGGGCGTCTCACCGTCTGGAGGCTGCGGTAGCCGAGGATGAAGCAGCACTTTGCCATTGGTTGGCGGAAGCGGGAATGGCGCACGAACGGCGCATCCTCCGCCTCCCCATTGGCGGCCTGACGTGGCATTATCCCGAGCCTGACGTTCTGCAACTGGAATTCGTCCTGCCGGCTGGATGCTTCGCCACCGCAGTGGTGCGTGAGCTCGTCGATCTGCTGCCGGCAGGGCAGACGGAAAACCCATGCGCATTCTGA
- the ispF gene encoding 2-C-methyl-D-erythritol 2,4-cyclodiphosphate synthase: protein MRIGHGYDVHRFGDGDFITLGGVRIPHKFGLIAHSDGDVLLHALADALLGAAALGDIGKHFPDTDPQFKGADSRALLRHVLSLVKAKGWQVGNVDGTIVAQAPKMAPHIEAMRAHIAADLEVGQDQVNVKATTTEKLGFTGREEGIAVHAVALLLPV from the coding sequence ATGCGAATTGGCCACGGCTACGACGTACACCGCTTCGGCGACGGCGACTTCATTACCCTGGGCGGCGTGCGCATTCCCCACAAGTTCGGGCTCATCGCCCATTCCGATGGTGACGTGCTACTCCATGCGTTGGCCGATGCCTTGCTCGGTGCTGCGGCGTTGGGCGACATCGGCAAGCACTTTCCGGACACCGACCCGCAATTCAAGGGCGCCGACAGCCGCGCGTTGTTGCGCCATGTGCTGTCGCTGGTGAAGGCCAAGGGCTGGCAGGTGGGGAACGTGGACGGCACCATCGTCGCCCAGGCGCCGAAGATGGCGCCGCACATCGAGGCCATGCGCGCCCACATCGCCGCCGACCTGGAGGTCGGGCAGGACCAGGTCAACGTCAAGGCCACCACCACTGAAAAGCTCGGTTTCACGGGGCGCGAGGAGGGGATCGCCGTGCATGCGGTGGCCCTGCTGCTGCCGGTATGA
- the fghA gene encoding S-formylglutathione hydrolase — protein MTLEIVSSNKSFGGWHKRYRHRSTSLNCDMVFAVYLPPQAEQGKKLPVLYWLSGLTCTDENFMQKAGAQRLAAELGLIIVAPDTSPRGADVPGDPDNAWDFGLGAGFYLNATQEPWARHYRMHDYVVHELPALIEANFPVSGKRGISGHSMGGHGALICALRNPGRYQSLSAFAPINNPMACPWGEKAFGRYLGEDRTRWREWDACALLADAVERLPILVDQGDRDDFLASQLKPEALQAAAKAAGHPLTLRLQPGYDHSYYFIASFIGDHLRHHAEALKA, from the coding sequence ATGACCCTCGAAATCGTTTCCAGCAACAAAAGCTTCGGCGGCTGGCACAAGCGTTACCGCCACCGCTCCACCAGCCTCAACTGCGACATGGTGTTCGCCGTCTACCTGCCGCCCCAGGCAGAGCAGGGCAAGAAGTTGCCGGTGCTCTACTGGCTCTCGGGACTGACCTGCACCGACGAGAATTTCATGCAGAAGGCCGGTGCGCAGCGCCTGGCGGCGGAGCTCGGACTCATCATCGTCGCGCCCGACACCAGCCCGCGCGGCGCGGACGTTCCGGGAGATCCGGACAATGCCTGGGACTTCGGCCTGGGGGCCGGCTTCTACCTGAACGCCACCCAGGAGCCCTGGGCGCGTCACTACCGCATGCACGACTACGTGGTCCACGAGCTGCCGGCGCTGATCGAAGCCAACTTCCCGGTATCCGGCAAACGTGGCATCAGCGGTCATTCCATGGGCGGCCACGGCGCCTTGATCTGTGCCCTGCGCAACCCCGGGCGCTACCAGTCGTTGTCGGCCTTTGCGCCCATCAACAACCCCATGGCCTGCCCCTGGGGTGAAAAGGCCTTCGGCCGCTACCTGGGCGAGGACCGCACCCGCTGGCGCGAGTGGGATGCCTGCGCGCTTCTGGCCGATGCCGTCGAGCGCCTGCCGATCCTCGTCGATCAGGGCGACCGTGACGACTTCCTCGCCAGCCAGCTCAAGCCCGAAGCCCTGCAGGCGGCGGCCAAGGCAGCGGGGCATCCGCTGACCTTGCGCCTGCAGCCGGGATACGACCACAGCTACTACTTCATCGCCAGCTTCATCGGCGATCACTTGAGGCACCATGCCGAGGCCCTGAAAGCCTAA
- a CDS encoding S-(hydroxymethyl)glutathione dehydrogenase/class III alcohol dehydrogenase has product MIKSRAAVAFAPNQPLQIVEVDVAPPKAGEVLVRIVATGVCHTDAYTLSGADSEGVFPCILGHEGGGIVEAVGEGVTSLAVGDHVIPLYTAECRECKFCKSGKTNLCQKVRATQGKGLMPDGTTRFSYNGQPIYHYMGCSTFSEYTVLPEISLAKIPQEAPLEKVCLLGCGVTTGIGAVLNTAKVEEGASVAIFGLGGIGLAAIIGAKMAKASRIIAVDINPEKFEVARELGATDFVNPKDHAKPIQEVIVEMTDGGVDYSFECVGNVDLMRAALECCHKGWGESVIIGVAPAGAEISTRPFQLVTGRVWRGSAFGGVKGRTELPSYVEKAQQGEIPLDTFITHTMGLDKINEAFDLMHEGKSIRSVVHY; this is encoded by the coding sequence ATGATCAAGTCCCGTGCCGCCGTGGCCTTCGCGCCCAACCAGCCGCTGCAGATCGTCGAAGTGGACGTGGCGCCGCCCAAGGCCGGCGAAGTCCTGGTGCGGATCGTGGCCACCGGCGTCTGCCACACCGATGCCTACACCCTGTCAGGCGCCGATTCGGAAGGCGTGTTCCCCTGCATCCTCGGCCATGAAGGCGGTGGCATCGTCGAGGCGGTGGGTGAGGGCGTGACCTCCCTGGCCGTGGGCGACCACGTGATCCCGCTCTATACCGCCGAATGCCGCGAGTGCAAGTTCTGCAAGTCCGGCAAGACCAACCTCTGCCAGAAGGTGCGCGCCACCCAGGGCAAGGGCCTGATGCCGGACGGCACCACTCGCTTCAGCTATAACGGCCAACCCATCTACCACTACATGGGCTGCTCCACGTTCTCCGAGTACACCGTGCTGCCGGAAATCTCCCTGGCGAAGATTCCGCAGGAAGCGCCGCTGGAGAAGGTCTGCCTGCTGGGCTGCGGCGTGACCACCGGTATCGGTGCGGTGCTCAACACCGCCAAGGTGGAGGAAGGCGCCAGCGTGGCGATCTTCGGCCTGGGCGGCATCGGCCTGGCGGCCATCATCGGCGCGAAGATGGCCAAGGCTTCGCGCATCATCGCCGTCGACATCAACCCGGAGAAGTTCGAGGTGGCCCGCGAGCTGGGCGCTACCGATTTCGTCAATCCGAAGGACCACGCCAAGCCGATCCAGGAGGTCATCGTGGAGATGACCGATGGTGGCGTGGACTACAGCTTCGAGTGCGTGGGCAATGTCGACCTGATGCGTGCGGCGCTGGAGTGCTGCCACAAGGGCTGGGGTGAGTCCGTCATCATCGGCGTGGCGCCGGCCGGTGCCGAGATCAGCACCCGGCCCTTCCAACTGGTCACCGGCCGCGTCTGGCGCGGCTCGGCCTTCGGTGGCGTGAAAGGCCGCACCGAGCTGCCGAGCTATGTGGAAAAGGCGCAGCAGGGCGAGATCCCGTTGGATACTTTCATCACCCACACCATGGGGCTGGACAAGATCAACGAAGCGTTCGACCTGATGCACGAAGGCAAGAGCATTCGTTCGGTCGTCCACTACTGA
- a CDS encoding LysR substrate-binding domain-containing protein encodes MSRWEGLDEFVAVAETGQFTAAAERLGVSSSHVSRQIARLEERLQTRLFYRSTRRVALTEAGQTFLQHCQRLLDAREEALRAVSDLTSEPKGLLRMTCAVAYGERFIVPLVNEFMARHPQLRVDIELSNRALDLVHEGLDVAIRLGRLQDSRLVATRLAPRVMYLCAAPSYLERYGRPHSLSELARHNCLIGSADHWDFLQQGREHSVRVQGNWRCNSGQAVLDAALRGFGLCQLPDYYVLEHLRSGALVSLLEQHRPPNTAVWALYPQQRHLSPKVRQLVDLLKDGLAGRPEYAEAQPRVDQR; translated from the coding sequence ATGAGTCGCTGGGAAGGCCTGGACGAGTTCGTCGCCGTCGCCGAGACAGGCCAGTTCACCGCGGCCGCCGAGCGCCTGGGCGTTTCCTCGTCCCATGTCAGCCGGCAGATCGCACGCCTGGAAGAACGCCTGCAGACGCGCCTGTTCTATCGCAGCACCCGCCGGGTCGCGCTGACTGAAGCCGGGCAGACGTTCCTCCAGCATTGCCAGCGCCTGCTGGACGCTCGGGAGGAAGCCCTGCGCGCCGTGAGCGACCTGACCAGCGAACCCAAGGGCCTGCTGCGCATGACCTGTGCAGTGGCCTATGGCGAGCGCTTCATCGTGCCCCTGGTCAACGAGTTCATGGCACGCCATCCGCAACTGCGGGTGGATATCGAACTGAGCAACCGTGCGCTGGATCTGGTGCACGAGGGGCTCGACGTGGCGATCCGCCTCGGCCGCCTGCAGGATTCGCGACTGGTGGCCACGCGACTGGCACCACGGGTCATGTACCTGTGCGCGGCCCCGTCCTACCTGGAGCGTTATGGCCGTCCCCACAGCCTCTCGGAGCTGGCGCGGCACAACTGCCTGATTGGCAGCGCGGACCACTGGGATTTCCTCCAGCAGGGACGCGAGCATTCCGTGCGCGTCCAGGGTAACTGGCGCTGCAACAGTGGCCAGGCCGTGCTGGACGCAGCCCTGCGCGGCTTCGGCCTGTGCCAGTTGCCGGATTACTACGTGCTGGAACACCTGCGCAGCGGCGCCCTGGTGTCCCTGCTGGAACAGCATCGTCCACCGAACACCGCGGTCTGGGCGCTTTATCCACAGCAACGGCACCTTTCGCCCAAAGTGCGGCAACTGGTGGACCTGCTCAAGGATGGGCTGGCCGGGCGGCCGGAGTATGCCGAGGCTCAGCCCCGCGTCGACCAGCGCTGA
- the ispD gene encoding 2-C-methyl-D-erythritol 4-phosphate cytidylyltransferase has protein sequence MNQTDTPFFWAVIPAAGVGARMRADRPKQYLELAGRTILEHTLDCFLDHPQLKGLVVALSVDDPYWPALPCANDERIIRADGGKERADSVLSALLRLAEHGARPHDWVLVHDAARPNLSRFDLDLLLSELANDDVGGLLAVPARDTLKRAGADGRVAETVDRSLIWQAYTPQMFRFGALHRALADALVAGAAITDEASAMEWAGNAPRLVEGRADNLKITRPEDLDWLRQRWSTRG, from the coding sequence ATGAACCAGACCGATACTCCCTTCTTCTGGGCCGTGATTCCTGCTGCCGGAGTCGGCGCCCGCATGCGTGCCGACCGTCCCAAGCAGTACCTCGAACTGGCCGGCCGAACCATTCTCGAACATACGCTCGACTGCTTTCTCGACCATCCGCAGCTCAAGGGGCTGGTGGTTGCCCTGTCCGTGGACGATCCCTATTGGCCGGCACTGCCTTGTGCCAATGACGAGCGCATCATCCGCGCCGACGGTGGCAAGGAACGGGCGGACTCGGTACTCAGCGCCTTGCTGCGCCTGGCCGAGCACGGCGCTCGGCCCCATGACTGGGTGCTGGTGCATGATGCGGCGCGACCGAACCTGTCACGCTTCGACCTTGACCTGCTGCTGTCTGAGCTGGCCAACGACGACGTCGGGGGGCTGCTGGCCGTTCCGGCCCGGGATACCCTCAAGCGTGCCGGCGCCGATGGCCGGGTGGCGGAGACCGTCGATCGCAGCCTGATCTGGCAGGCCTATACGCCGCAGATGTTCCGTTTCGGCGCCTTGCATCGCGCCCTGGCCGATGCCCTGGTGGCTGGGGCTGCGATTACCGACGAGGCCTCGGCCATGGAGTGGGCGGGCAACGCGCCCAGGCTGGTGGAAGGCCGCGCCGACAACCTCAAGATTACCCGTCCCGAAGACCTCGACTGGCTGCGTCAGCGCTGGTCGACGCGGGGCTGA
- the ftsB gene encoding cell division protein FtsB gives MTRPNTYWLFVVLILMLSGLQYRLWVGDGSLAQVHDLQQQIAEQKGENERLLERNRILEAEVMELKKGMETVEERARHELGMVKEGETLYQIAE, from the coding sequence ATGACTCGCCCCAACACTTATTGGTTGTTCGTCGTCCTGATCCTGATGCTGTCCGGTCTGCAGTATCGCCTCTGGGTGGGTGATGGCAGCCTGGCGCAGGTCCACGATCTCCAGCAGCAGATCGCCGAACAGAAAGGCGAGAACGAACGCCTGCTGGAGCGCAACCGCATTCTCGAGGCGGAGGTGATGGAGCTGAAGAAGGGCATGGAGACAGTCGAGGAGCGTGCCCGCCACGAGCTGGGCATGGTCAAGGAAGGCGAAACCCTCTACCAGATTGCCGAATGA
- the eno gene encoding phosphopyruvate hydratase encodes MAKIVDIKGREVLDSRGNPTVEADVILENGIIGSACAPSGASTGSREALELRDGDKSRYLGKGVLKAVSNINGPIRDLLLGKDAADQKALDRAMIELDGTENKAKLGANAILAVSLAAAKAAAQAKGIPLYAHIAELNGTPGQYSMPVPMMNIINGGEHADNNVDIQEFMVQPVGAKNFADALRMGAEIFHHLKAVLKARGLNTAVGDEGGFAPNLASNEDALAAIAEAVANAGYKLGTDVTLALDCASSEFFKDGQYDLSGEGKTFDAAGFADYLAGLTQRYPIISIEDGMDESDWAGWKGLTEKIGAKVQLVGDDLFVTNTKILKEGIEKSIANSILIKFNQIGSLTETLEAIQMAKAAGYTAVISHRSGETEDSTIADLAVGTAAGQIKTGSLCRSDRVSKYNQLLRIEEQLGEKAPYRGRAEFRG; translated from the coding sequence ATGGCAAAGATCGTCGACATCAAGGGCCGCGAGGTTCTGGACTCCCGTGGCAACCCCACCGTGGAAGCCGATGTGATCCTCGAGAACGGCATCATCGGCAGCGCCTGCGCGCCCTCCGGTGCTTCCACCGGTTCCCGCGAGGCGCTGGAACTGCGTGATGGCGACAAGAGCCGTTACCTGGGCAAGGGCGTCCTGAAGGCCGTGTCCAACATCAACGGCCCGATCCGCGACCTGCTGCTGGGCAAGGACGCTGCCGACCAGAAGGCCCTGGACCGCGCCATGATCGAACTGGACGGTACCGAGAACAAGGCCAAGCTGGGTGCCAATGCCATCCTCGCCGTGTCCCTGGCCGCCGCCAAGGCTGCCGCCCAGGCCAAGGGCATCCCGCTCTATGCCCACATCGCCGAGCTGAACGGCACGCCCGGCCAGTACTCCATGCCGGTGCCCATGATGAACATCATCAACGGCGGCGAGCACGCCGATAACAACGTCGACATCCAGGAGTTCATGGTGCAGCCGGTCGGCGCCAAGAACTTCGCCGACGCCCTGCGCATGGGCGCCGAGATCTTCCACCACCTGAAAGCCGTGCTGAAGGCCCGTGGCCTGAACACCGCGGTAGGTGACGAAGGTGGCTTCGCGCCGAACCTGGCTTCCAACGAAGACGCCCTGGCCGCCATCGCCGAAGCCGTCGCCAACGCCGGCTACAAGCTGGGCACCGACGTGACCCTGGCCCTGGACTGCGCTTCCAGCGAGTTCTTCAAGGACGGCCAGTACGACCTGTCCGGCGAAGGCAAGACCTTCGACGCTGCCGGTTTCGCCGATTACCTGGCCGGTCTGACCCAGCGCTACCCGATCATCTCCATCGAAGACGGCATGGACGAGTCCGACTGGGCCGGCTGGAAAGGCCTGACCGAGAAGATCGGCGCCAAGGTGCAGCTGGTGGGTGACGACCTGTTCGTGACCAACACCAAGATCCTCAAGGAAGGCATCGAGAAGAGCATCGCCAACTCGATCCTGATCAAGTTCAACCAGATCGGTTCCCTGACCGAAACCCTGGAAGCCATCCAGATGGCCAAGGCTGCCGGCTACACCGCGGTGATCTCGCACCGTTCCGGCGAAACCGAAGACAGCACCATTGCCGACCTGGCTGTAGGCACCGCCGCCGGCCAGATCAAGACCGGCTCCCTGTGCCGCTCCGACCGCGTGTCCAAGTACAACCAGCTGCTGCGCATCGAAGAGCAACTGGGCGAAAAGGCGCCGTATCGTGGCCGTGCGGAATTCCGTGGCTGA